From the Prunus dulcis chromosome 4, ALMONDv2, whole genome shotgun sequence genome, one window contains:
- the LOC117626069 gene encoding uncharacterized protein At4g26485-like isoform X1: protein MEVFSFEKKIKHYSSYQKILLAGEGDFSFSVCLARAFGLAVNMVATSLDSRESLMLNYSKAMSNVKELEARGCKVLHEVDVHSMSQHPFLIRVRFDRIIYNFPHAGFFSSERNRLQIWFHRDLVRGFLKNACEMLTAIGEIHVTHKTTFPFSEWKIVELAKEVGLYLVDEEQFSLLDYPGYENKRGAGMCDKTFHVGMCSTFKFAKLLYSSTTSWSGCFGINGPHMQRLHQNFVMGYLNSSSEMHRASYPFSDWEMEKLTKEVGLFLVKEEEFSPWDCSCAASSFHPGTLTISLWSVDIVDMACSYLESLERKKPKHGHKNLRPP, encoded by the exons ATGGAAGTGTTTAGCTTTGAGAAAAAGATTAAGCATTACAGCAGCTATCAGAAGATACTCTTAGCCGGAGAAGGAGacttctctttttctgtttGCTTAGCTAGAGCTTTTGGCTTGGCTGTCAACATGGTTGCGACTTCTCTCGACTCCAGAG AGTCTTTGATGCTGAATTATTCAAAAGCTATGAGCAATGTGAAGGAGTTAGAGGCCAGGGGATGCAAAGTATTGCATGAGGTGGATGTCCACAGCATGAGCCAACACCCTTTCTTGATTAGGGTACGCTTTGATCGCATAATCTATAATTTTCCTCACGCcggtttcttttcttctgaACGCAACAGGTTACAAATTTG GTTTCATCGGGATTTGGTCAGGGGATTCCTCAAGAATGCATGCGAAATGCTGACTGCTATAGGAGAAATTCATGTGACACACAAGACAACATTTCCTTTCAGTGAATGGAAAATAGTGGAGTTAGCAAAAGAGGTTGGGTTATATCTGGTTGATGAAGAACAGTTCTCACTATTGGATTATCCAGGTTATGAAAATAAGAGAGGAGCTGGGATGTGTGATAAAACTTTTCATGTTGGAATGTGTAGCACCTTCAAATTTGCCAAGCTGTTGTACAGTTCTACCACTTCATGGTCTGGATGTTTTGGAATTAATGGTCCTCACATGCAACG gtTGCATCAGAATTTTGTGATGGGATACTTGAATAGTTCCAGTGAGATGCACAGGGCTTCATATCCTTTCAGTGACTGGGAAATGGAGAAGTTAACAAAAGAGGTTGGCTTGTTTTTGGTTAAAGAAGAAGAGTTCTCACCATGGGACTGTTCATGTGCTGCTTCCAGTTTCCACCCTGGTACTTTGACCATTAGTTTATGGTCAGTTGACATAGTAGATATGGCTTGTTCTTATTTAGAGAGCTTGGAAAGGAAGAAGCCAAAGCATGGCCACAAGAATTTGAGACCTCCATAA
- the LOC117625032 gene encoding uncharacterized protein At4g26485-like — MEVFSFERKIKHYSSYQKILLVGEGDFSFAVCLARAFGLAVNMVATSLDSRESLMLKYSEAMSNVKELEAKGCIILHEVDVHSMSRHPLLISIRFDRIIYNFPHAGYLHGPFSSEHNRFQIWFHQDLIRGFLQNAREMLTAIGEIHVTHKTKFPFSEWKIVELAQKVGLYLVHEEQFSPWDYPGYENKRGAGMCDQTFPVGMCSTFKFGKLLCHSTTSGFHLGITTSGPWSGYSGINGPRMQW, encoded by the exons ATGGAAGTGTTTAGCTTTGAGAGAAAGATTAAGCATTACAGCAGCTATCAGAAGATACTCTTAGTGGGAGAAGGAGACTTCTCTTTTGCTGTTTGCTTAGCCAGAGCTTTTGGATTGGCTGTCAACATGGTTGCGACTTCTCTCGACTCCAGAG AGTCTTTGATGCTGAAGTATTCAGAAGCTATGAGCAATGTGAAGGAATTAGAGGCCAAGGGATGCATAATATTGCATGAGGTGGATGTCCACAGCATGAGCCGACACCCTTTGTTGATTAGCATACGCTTTGATCGCATAATCTATAATTTTCCTCATGCCGGTTACTTGCATGGTCCCTTTTCTTCTGAACACAACAGGTTCCAAATTTG GTTTCATCAGGATTTGATCAGGGGATTCCTCCAGAATGCACGCGAAATGCTGACCGCAATAGGAGAAATTCATGTGACACACAAGACAAAATTTCCTTTCAGTGAATGGAAAATAGTGGAGTTAGCACAAAAGGTTGGGTTATATCTGGTTCACGAAGAACAGTTCTCACCATGGGATTATCCAGGTTATGAAAATAAGAGAGGAGCTGGGATGTGTGATCAAACGTTTCCTGTTGGAATGTGTAGCACCTTCAAATTTGGCAAGCTGTTGTGCCATTCTACCACTTCTGGTTTCCACCTTGGCATTACTACTTCAGGTCCATGGTCTGGATATTCTGGAATTAATGGTCCTCGCATGCAATG GTAA
- the LOC117625025 gene encoding uncharacterized protein LOC117625025, whose amino-acid sequence MEVFSFERQIKHYNSHQKILLVGEGDFSFAVCLARAFGSAVNMFATSLDSRESLMLNYSKAMSKVMELEARGCKVLLEVDVHSMSQHPFLISERFDCIIYNFPHVGYLHGPFSAECNGFQNWFHQDLIRGFLQNASQLLTAVGEIHVTHKTTFPFSEQKIVELAQEVGLYLVHEEHFLLLDYPAYENKRGAWICDQPFPVGMCITFKFAKLPSYTTSGFNLGITAPGPWSGYSGIIGPHMQCDVTGNMPKYTSTIEYSKAYSSYQKILLVGEGDFSFAACLARAFGSAANIVATSLDSREFLMVNYSKAMSNLKELEDRGCTILHCVDCKTMNLHPRLYNKRFDRIIFNFPHSGYSNGLSSSEYSIFQILSHQNLVGAYFKSAREMLTETGEVHVTHKTTYPFSEWNIVTLALEAGLFLVDVESFSLWNYPGYQNKRGAGICDQTFPVGKSSIFKFSKYLPVSFESTSCPWLMF is encoded by the exons ATGGAAGTGTTTAGCTTTGAGAGACAGATTAAGCATTACAACAGCCATCAGAAGATACTCTTAGTGGGAGAAGGAGACTTCTCTTTTGCCGTTTGCTTAGCCAGAGCTTTTGGCTCGGCTGTCAACATGTTTGCGACTTCTCTCGACTCCAGAG AGTCTTTGATGCTGAATTATTCAAAAGCTATGAGCAAGGTGATGGAATTAGAGGCCAGGGGATGCAAAGTATTGCTTGAGGTGGATGTCCACAGCATGAGCCAACACCCTTTCTTAATTAGTGAACGCTTTGATTgcataatatataattttcctCATGTCGGTTACTTGCACGGTCCCTTTTCTGCTGAATGCAACGGGTTCCAAAATTG GTTTCATCAGGATCTGATAAGGGGATTCCTCCAGAATGCAAGCCAACTTCTTACCGCGGTAGGAGAAATTCATGTGACACACAAGACAACATTTCCTTTCAGTGAACAGAAAATAGTGGAGTTAGCACAAGAGGTTGGGTTATATCTGGTTCATGAAGAACATTTCTTACTTTTGGATTATCCAGCTTATGAAAATAAGAGAGGAGCTTGGATTTGTGATCAACCTTTTCCTGTGGGAATGTGTATAACCTTCAAATTTGCCAAGCTGCCCAGTTATACCACTTCCGGTTTCAACCTTGGCATTACTGCTCCGGGTCCATGGTCTGGATATTCTGGAATTATTGGTCCTCACATGCAATG TGATGTTACTGGGAATATGCCAAAATATACAAGTACTATTGAATATAGCAAGGCTTATAGCAGTTATCAGAAGATACTCTTAGTGGGAGAAGGAGACTTCTCCTTTGCAGCTTGCTTAGCTAGGGCATTTGGCTCTGCTGCCAACATAGTTGCAACTTCTCTCGACTCCAGAG AGTTTTTAATGGTGAACTATTCAAAAGCTATGAGCAACTTAAAGGAATTAGAGGACAGGGGATGCACAATTTTGCATTGTGTGGATTGCAAAACAATGAACCTTCACCCTCGCCTTTATAATAAGCGGTTTGATCGGATAATCTTTAATTTTCCTCACTCGGGTTACTCGAATGGTCTCTCTTCGTCTGAATATagcattttccaaatttt GTCACATCAGAATTTGGTGGGGGCATACTTCAAGAGTGCTCGAGAAATGCTGACCGAAACAGGAGAAGTTCATGTGACACACAAGACAACATATCCGTTCAGTGAATGGAACATAGTGACGTTAGCGCTAGAGGCTGGGCTATTTTTGGTCGATGTAGAGAGTTTCTCATTATGGAATTATCCAGGTTATCAGAACAAGAGAGGGGCTGGAATATGTGACCAAACTTTTCCTGTTGGAAAGTCTAGcatcttcaaattttccaagtACCTTCCAGTTTCCTTCGAGAGTACTAGTTGTCCATGGTTGATGTTCTAG
- the LOC117626069 gene encoding uncharacterized protein At4g26485-like isoform X2, translating to MLNYSKAMSNVKELEARGCKVLHEVDVHSMSQHPFLIRVRFDRIIYNFPHAGFFSSERNRLQIWFHRDLVRGFLKNACEMLTAIGEIHVTHKTTFPFSEWKIVELAKEVGLYLVDEEQFSLLDYPGYENKRGAGMCDKTFHVGMCSTFKFAKLLYSSTTSWSGCFGINGPHMQRLHQNFVMGYLNSSSEMHRASYPFSDWEMEKLTKEVGLFLVKEEEFSPWDCSCAASSFHPGTLTISLWSVDIVDMACSYLESLERKKPKHGHKNLRPP from the exons ATGCTGAATTATTCAAAAGCTATGAGCAATGTGAAGGAGTTAGAGGCCAGGGGATGCAAAGTATTGCATGAGGTGGATGTCCACAGCATGAGCCAACACCCTTTCTTGATTAGGGTACGCTTTGATCGCATAATCTATAATTTTCCTCACGCcggtttcttttcttctgaACGCAACAGGTTACAAATTTG GTTTCATCGGGATTTGGTCAGGGGATTCCTCAAGAATGCATGCGAAATGCTGACTGCTATAGGAGAAATTCATGTGACACACAAGACAACATTTCCTTTCAGTGAATGGAAAATAGTGGAGTTAGCAAAAGAGGTTGGGTTATATCTGGTTGATGAAGAACAGTTCTCACTATTGGATTATCCAGGTTATGAAAATAAGAGAGGAGCTGGGATGTGTGATAAAACTTTTCATGTTGGAATGTGTAGCACCTTCAAATTTGCCAAGCTGTTGTACAGTTCTACCACTTCATGGTCTGGATGTTTTGGAATTAATGGTCCTCACATGCAACG gtTGCATCAGAATTTTGTGATGGGATACTTGAATAGTTCCAGTGAGATGCACAGGGCTTCATATCCTTTCAGTGACTGGGAAATGGAGAAGTTAACAAAAGAGGTTGGCTTGTTTTTGGTTAAAGAAGAAGAGTTCTCACCATGGGACTGTTCATGTGCTGCTTCCAGTTTCCACCCTGGTACTTTGACCATTAGTTTATGGTCAGTTGACATAGTAGATATGGCTTGTTCTTATTTAGAGAGCTTGGAAAGGAAGAAGCCAAAGCATGGCCACAAGAATTTGAGACCTCCATAA